One Halanaerobium hydrogeniformans genomic window, GTTTAAGCAGGAAATTAGGTATTTTTCGAGAAAACATAACTTACATCCCTTCCTTTCTGGGTCTAGTAGGTTGTGACTTTCTCAATTACTATTTACTAGCTCAGGGGGAGGGGATTCCTTCTTTTTATGGAGATTCCTAGCCTGACAACTATGATAACTATTAATATTTTTGAAAAAACTATTAGATTTGACGTAACAGGAATAATATATGGAGGTATTTCAATGAAAAAGAATGTTGCTTTATTAGTTGGAAAATTAACTGGAGGAGGAGCTGAAAAAATTGCTGCTAATTTGTCATTACAATTAAGTGTAAAATATAATATTTATATATTTGTTTATAATGAAACTAAAAACACTTATTCTCATAAAGGCAAAGTTATAAAAGTTGAAAGCAATACATCAAAAAATATTTTTGGAAAAGCCTATTATTTATATAAAAGAGTAAATAACTTAAAGAAATTAAAGAAAAAATTCAAAATCGATATTACAATTAGTTTTTTAGACCACGCTAATTTTTTAAATATCTTTTCAAGATATAACGATAAAGTATTGATTTCAGAACATAATTATATTAATGCCGATAAAGGTAATTTAAGTAAAAGAGGTGCATTTTTTAGATTTTTTTATAATAGAGCAGATGAAATAGTTGTCGTGTCAAAAGGAATTAAAAATAATTTGATAAATAATTTTAACATTAATCCAACAAAAATCACTAATATTTATAACTCTTTTGAAATCAAAAAGATTAACAGATTATCTCAAAAAACTATTGAAAATAAGTACAATGATATTTTTAATAATCCATGTATTATTAATGTTGGTAGTCTATCTAAACAAAAAGGTCAATGGTTTTTAATAAGAATATTTAAATTAGTCAAGGAAGAAATCCTAGATGTAAAGCTAGTTATTTTAGGACAAGGTTCTATG contains:
- a CDS encoding glycosyltransferase; translation: MEIPSLTTMITINIFEKTIRFDVTGIIYGGISMKKNVALLVGKLTGGGAEKIAANLSLQLSVKYNIYIFVYNETKNTYSHKGKVIKVESNTSKNIFGKAYYLYKRVNNLKKLKKKFKIDITISFLDHANFLNIFSRYNDKVLISEHNYINADKGNLSKRGAFFRFFYNRADEIVVVSKGIKNNLINNFNINPTKITNIYNSFEIKKINRLSQKTIENKYNDIFNNPCIINVGSLSKQKGQWFLIRIFKLVKEEILDVKLVILGQGSMEEYLKNLTNKLNLEDDVYFLGFKDNPYKYIRNSDVFAFTSLFEGFGNVLIESMASGTPVISTDCKHGPREIMTNEILEKKLKDVEYTKYGVLTPVFSNKILNYDDQFTEQEIKYSKALIKILKDENLRKDFINNQQNIMNKFDLTKISKKWEELIEFNL